A single Spiroplasma floricola 23-6 DNA region contains:
- the rplN gene encoding 50S ribosomal protein L14 yields MIQNESRLKVADNSGAKEILVIRNLGGSVRKFTNIGDIVVATVKSAAPGGAVKKGQVIKAVIVRTVRGLRRADGTYIKFSENAAVIIKDDKSPRGTRIFGPIAREVKDAGFAKIASLAPEVL; encoded by the coding sequence ATGATACAAAATGAATCAAGATTAAAAGTTGCAGATAATTCAGGAGCTAAAGAAATATTGGTTATTCGTAATTTAGGTGGAAGTGTTAGAAAATTTACAAATATAGGAGATATTGTTGTTGCAACTGTTAAATCAGCAGCACCTGGTGGAGCTGTTAAAAAAGGTCAAGTAATTAAAGCTGTTATTGTTAGAACTGTTAGAGGTTTAAGAAGAGCTGATGGAACATACATCAAATTTTCAGAAAATGCTGCAGTAATTATTAAAGATGATAAATCACCAAGAGGTACTCGTATCTTTGGTCCAATTGCACGTGAAGTAAAGGATGCAGGTTTTGCAAAAATTGCATCCTTAGCTCCAGAAGTGTTATAG
- the rplX gene encoding 50S ribosomal protein L24: protein MNKSKILRGDVVKVIAGTHKGKIGPVVKLSKDKKRVYVEGIVAIKHAKPSQTDQEGGIREIPASIDASNVSLVDPKVKNSATKVGYKIADGKKVRIAKKSGTEVK from the coding sequence ATGAATAAATCAAAAATCTTAAGAGGAGATGTAGTAAAAGTAATCGCCGGAACACATAAAGGAAAAATTGGACCAGTAGTTAAATTATCAAAAGATAAAAAAAGAGTATATGTAGAAGGAATAGTTGCAATCAAACATGCAAAACCTTCACAAACAGATCAAGAAGGTGGAATTAGAGAAATTCCTGCATCAATTGATGCTTCAAACGTTTCACTTGTTGATCCAAAAGTAAAAAATAGTGCTACAAAAGTTGGATACAAAATTGCAGATGGAAAAAAAGTTAGAATTGCTAAAAAATCTGGA
- the rpsQ gene encoding 30S ribosomal protein S17 has protein sequence MERNLRKTYTGRVVSDKMDKTITVLVETYKNHPIYKKRVKYSKKYKAHDENSQAQMGDRVEIMETRPMSKTKNFRLVKVIEKAII, from the coding sequence ATGGAAAGAAATTTAAGAAAAACTTACACAGGTAGAGTTGTTTCAGATAAAATGGACAAAACCATAACTGTTTTAGTTGAAACATATAAAAACCACCCTATTTACAAAAAAAGAGTTAAGTATTCAAAAAAATATAAAGCACATGATGAAAACTCACAAGCTCAAATGGGAGATAGAGTTGAAATTATGGAAACTCGTCCAATGAGTAAAACTAAAAACTTTAGACTTGTTAAAGTTATTGAGAAAGCAATTATTTAA